The window CAGCAACATTCGCAATGATTGGAACATCAAATTGTTCTAAAAATGATAATTCTTCTTCCATTACTTTTTGTAAGCCAGGATTTTGAAGTCCGATCGCATTTAACATCCCACCTGGTGTCTCTGCTACTCTTGGAGTTGGGTTACCAAAACGCGGTAACTCTGTCGTAGCTTTAATCATAATCGCACCAAGTTTACTTAAGTCGTATAATTTTGCATACTCGCGACCAAATCCAAAGCAACCTGATGCAGGCATAATTGGATTTTTTAGGTTCAAGCCTGGTAAATGGATGTTTAATCGATTCATAGAACTACCTCCCCTGCTTTAAATACTGGTCCATCCGTACATACTTTTTTGTAAGAGAAACCAGTTGGATCTTCCTGTGTGTGACAAACACAAGCAAAGCACGCTCCAATACCACATCCCATTCGTTCTTCAAGGGACAAGTATACATTTCTATCTTCATATTTCATCTCTAATGCTTTTAACATCGGTGTAGGACCACAAGATAGTAGCGTGTGGAACGTTGGATTTAACTCCTCCAACACATTAGTCACAAACCCTTTCGTACCGAATGTTCCATCGACAGTAGCTATATATGTTTCTCCCAAGTTAAGAAATTCTTGTTCATAAAAAATATCAGTTTCAGATTGAAATCCTAGAACATGAATAGTTTTGACACCACGAGTATTCAACTGATTGGATAGTTCTAATAGTGGTGGTACACCAATGCCGCCACCTACAATAAGGGCTGTTTCACCAGTTGGAATGGAATGGATATCAAATCCATTCCCAAGTGGACCTAACACGTCTACTCTATCCCCAACTACTTTCTTAGATAAGACCTTTGTTCCTTTACCTTCTACTCGATACGTTATCGTAAATCTACTATTCTCTTTATTTATCTTAGCAATGCTTATTGGACGACGGAGAAGAGGGTCAATCCCTTCTCCGACCTTAATATGAACAAATTGTCCAGGTTGTTTCATGAAAGAAACAAGTTCCCCTTCTAAAGTCATTTCATAAATATTCTTTGCAATATTTTTTTGACCAACTACCGTCATCCAAGCTTTTTTCATGTTAAAGCCACCTTCTTGCTAGGAATTTCTAATGTATCAATGGAATCAATTGTGAATGTCATTGACTCTAAAACTCGTAAAATTGCGTCTGTAGTATCTAATGAAGTAAGACATGGAATTCCATTCTCAACTGACTCACGACGAATTCTAAATCCATCTCTAGCTGGTTGCTTTCCTTTTGTTAATGTATTAATAACAAATTGCGCTTCACCGTTACGAATAATGTCTATTAAGTTTGGTGATTCTCCTCCAATTTTATTTACAACCGTTACAGGAATATTTGCTGCTTGGAAGTGACTAGCAGTTCCTTCTGTACCTAAAATTTTATAACCAATTTTATGGAATCGCTTCGCTAGTACTAATGCTTCTTCTTTGTCTTTATCAGCTACCGTGAACAATACAGATCCATATGTTTTAATATTCATTCCTGAAGCTACTAAACCTTTGTATAACGCTTTTTCGAGGGTAACGTCTTTCCCCATTACTTCACCGGTTGATTTCATTTCAGGGCCTAGCGTAATGTCCACGTTACGTAATTTTGCAAAGGAGAAAACCGGAACCTTTACAAATACACCTTTCGTTTCAGACTGTATACCAGTGTAATACCCTTGACTTTCCAAGCTTTCTCCAAGAATGGCACGAGTCGCAATATTCGCCATTGGAACGTCTGTAATTTTACTTAAAAACGGTACTGTTCTACTTGACCTAGGATTAACTTCGATTACATATACTTTTTCTTTAAAGATAATGAATTGAATGTTTAATAGACCGATAATGTTTAAACCTTTAGCAAGTCTAATTGTATAATCAATGATTTCATTTTTTATCTCATCAGATAATGTTTGTGGCGGATACACGGCTATGGAGTCTCCAGAGTGAACTCCTGCTCTTTCTATATGTTCCATGATTCCAGGAATAAATACATCTTTACCGTCTGAAATGGCATCAACTTCAATCTCTTTTCCAATCATGTATTTATCAATTAATACCGGGTGTTCTGGATTCACTTTTACAGCACTCTTCATGTAATAAAGTAAATCTTCTGTGTTATATACAATTTGCATTGCTCTTCCACCTAGAACGTATGAAGGTCTAACTAGTGCAGGATATCCGATATCTTCTGCAATTAACAAAGCTTCTTCTATGGAAGTGGCAGTTTTACCTTTAGGTTGTGGAATTCCAAGCGTCGTAATCGTATGTTCAAATTTATCTCTATTTTCTGCTCGATCTAAGTCTTCAAGAGAAGTTCCAAGTATTTTTACCCCTCTTGCGGCTAGTTCGCTCGCAAGATTTATGGCTGTTTGACCACCAAACTGAACAACAACACCTTTGGGTTTTTCAAGATCAATAATGTTCATCACGTCTTCTACTGTTAGCGGTTCGAAGTATAGCTTATCGGAAATACTAAAGTCAGTAGACACTGTTTCTGGGTTGTTGTTAATAATAATTGCTTCATAAACCGCTTCTTTAATTGCCCATACGGAGTGCACCGTTGCATAGTCAAATTCTACTCCTTGGCCGATACGAATTGGCCCTGAACCTAATACAACAATACTTTCTTTCTCCGTAACAATGGATTCATTTTCTTCTTCATATGTCCCATAAAAGTATGGTGTTTCAGATTCAAACTCCGCTGCACACGTATCTACCATTTTATAAACAGGTTGGATGTTTTCTTGTTTTCTTAATTCATAAATATCTCTTTCTGTTGTATCCCATAAGTTTGAGATTGCAATATCACTAAAGCCCATTTGTTTTGCTGCGTATAAAGTTGCTATGTTAAAAGGATTTTCCTTTATTTCTACTTCAAAGTTTAAAATGTTTTTTATTTTCTGTAGGAAAAATAAATCTATTTTACTCCAATCATGAATCGTTTCATTAGTCACGCCTCTTCTCATTGCCTCTGCAACATAGAATAAACGCTCATCACCAGCTTTTCTTATTCGTTTTTCTACCATTTCATCTGTGAAATCTGATACACCTTCTAAGTCCAAGTGATAGACATTAGCTTCTAAAGAGCGCACTGCTTTTAAGATGGACTCCTCAAAAGTACGTCCAATTGCCATTACTTCACCTGTTGCTTTCATTTGCGTACCTAAACGACGGTTTGCTGATTCGAACTTATCAAATGGGAAGCGTGGGATTTTTGTAACGATATAATCAAGTGCTGGCTCAAAGCAAGCATACGTTTTACCTGTCACAGGGTTTTTCACTTCATCTAAAGTAAGTCCCACTGCAATCTTCGCTGCTAATTTAGCAATAGGGTAGCCTGTTGCTTTTGATGCGAGTGCTGAAGAGCGACTTACACGTGGATTAACTTCGATAATATAATAGTTAAAGCTATCAGGGTCTAACGCTAATTGGACGTTACAACCACCTTCTATTCCTAAAGCGCGAATAATTTTCAACGATACATTACGTAAAAGCTGGTACTCTCGATCGCTTAATGTTTGACTTGGTGCAACAACAATGGAGTCACCTGTGTGAATACCAACTGGATCAATGTTTTCCATGTTACAAACTACGATTGCATTATCGTTGGAGTCTCGCATTACTTCATATTCGATTTCTTTAAACCCAGCTATACTTTTTTCTAATAAGCACTGACTGACAGGACTATTCTTTATGCCGCTAGTAACAATTTCTACAAGCTCCTCTTCTGTTGTACAAATACCTCCACCCGTTCCACCTAATGTGTAAGCAGGTCGAACAATAACTGGTAACCCAACTTGTTCAACAAACACATGTGCTTCCTCTAAAGAGTGAATGATT is drawn from Bacillus alkalisoli and contains these coding sequences:
- a CDS encoding dihydroorotate dehydrogenase electron transfer subunit; its protein translation is MKKAWMTVVGQKNIAKNIYEMTLEGELVSFMKQPGQFVHIKVGEGIDPLLRRPISIAKINKENSRFTITYRVEGKGTKVLSKKVVGDRVDVLGPLGNGFDIHSIPTGETALIVGGGIGVPPLLELSNQLNTRGVKTIHVLGFQSETDIFYEQEFLNLGETYIATVDGTFGTKGFVTNVLEELNPTFHTLLSCGPTPMLKALEMKYEDRNVYLSLEERMGCGIGACFACVCHTQEDPTGFSYKKVCTDGPVFKAGEVVL
- the carB gene encoding carbamoyl-phosphate synthase large subunit encodes the protein MPKRLDIQTILVIGSGPIVIGQAAEFDYAGTQACLALKEEGYRVILVNSNPATIMTDTEIADKVYMEPLTVDFLSRIIRKERPDALVPTLGGQTGLNLAVELADSGVLDECNVEILGTKLSAIKKAEDRELFRNLMNELGEPVPESEIIHSLEEAHVFVEQVGLPVIVRPAYTLGGTGGGICTTEEELVEIVTSGIKNSPVSQCLLEKSIAGFKEIEYEVMRDSNDNAIVVCNMENIDPVGIHTGDSIVVAPSQTLSDREYQLLRNVSLKIIRALGIEGGCNVQLALDPDSFNYYIIEVNPRVSRSSALASKATGYPIAKLAAKIAVGLTLDEVKNPVTGKTYACFEPALDYIVTKIPRFPFDKFESANRRLGTQMKATGEVMAIGRTFEESILKAVRSLEANVYHLDLEGVSDFTDEMVEKRIRKAGDERLFYVAEAMRRGVTNETIHDWSKIDLFFLQKIKNILNFEVEIKENPFNIATLYAAKQMGFSDIAISNLWDTTERDIYELRKQENIQPVYKMVDTCAAEFESETPYFYGTYEEENESIVTEKESIVVLGSGPIRIGQGVEFDYATVHSVWAIKEAVYEAIIINNNPETVSTDFSISDKLYFEPLTVEDVMNIIDLEKPKGVVVQFGGQTAINLASELAARGVKILGTSLEDLDRAENRDKFEHTITTLGIPQPKGKTATSIEEALLIAEDIGYPALVRPSYVLGGRAMQIVYNTEDLLYYMKSAVKVNPEHPVLIDKYMIGKEIEVDAISDGKDVFIPGIMEHIERAGVHSGDSIAVYPPQTLSDEIKNEIIDYTIRLAKGLNIIGLLNIQFIIFKEKVYVIEVNPRSSRTVPFLSKITDVPMANIATRAILGESLESQGYYTGIQSETKGVFVKVPVFSFAKLRNVDITLGPEMKSTGEVMGKDVTLEKALYKGLVASGMNIKTYGSVLFTVADKDKEEALVLAKRFHKIGYKILGTEGTASHFQAANIPVTVVNKIGGESPNLIDIIRNGEAQFVINTLTKGKQPARDGFRIRRESVENGIPCLTSLDTTDAILRVLESMTFTIDSIDTLEIPSKKVALT